From the genome of Amyelois transitella isolate CPQ chromosome 29, ilAmyTran1.1, whole genome shotgun sequence:
cctaattgatgcagcgtgatgttatgtagcctaaagccttcctcgataaatggtctattcaacacaaaaatatttttcaattcgaaccagtagttcctgagattagcgcgttcaaaaaaacaaacaaacaaactcttcagctttttaatattagtatagattggcAAGTAACCTTATAGACGTTTTTAACCgccgtatatatgtatgtttgaccGCGATTACCTTGCGttccgctgaaccgattttgatgcgatttcaggaaaatgtttgttactcttaaGAGAAGGTTTTAGGAATTTCACGAAGGAGGATATAgattggaggcggttctctATTTCCAaaagataaagtaaaaatagtaTGAGctgtaacaaaacaatataatgtCATTGGGGTTAaacgttgttttattttgtatgacaaaaatatattttttcaaattctcgtttatttttattttcagacgaAGAACTTCAACAGAGCAACATCGCAGCTGTAGAAAGAGAAAACATCAATCCTAACGAGAAATAATCTCGCGTCTCGCTCATACACTTTAATGGAATTATTTGGTACCTTTGTATTGATGATTAAAAAGAATTCGGACATTGAAATTGTCTGTGAGACTGACTGAAGATAGTAGAAATTTGTGCTGTGCGCGGCTTTTTGTTAATGGTATgttgtatttgtttaattttatgccgtgtggttaccggcactttaaaatgggactactccatatttttcccattgatgttgtaaaagacgactaaggggaaggctaataaaattgggaggattctttttgtagaagATGTATTGGCAATTTAAATTACGgaatcgaaattcaaatagaatTGAATGATTGtaatgaagccatacagctaaacgtggcatttcagtcttttgttaCTTATCAGtaatgtagacgtgattatatatgtatgtaaaatgattattttgataatgatATGAAAGTCTAAGTGCGCCAGTCCGACTCTCATTTGgccgatttattatttaattggaCGTGTCTGTCTGTGTATATATCTGTGGTGTAGCATTTAATAAAACTGTCTGTTGGATTCACGTCTTCGAAGTCTGGCGTCCTGGTACAGGTGGGCCCTGgattacattagtttgaatactaaccgatgctcttacggtgtgGAAAAACATGAGAAAAACCtccacattcagacaactggatgtgtaatcatgatctattattagattttttaacttttacggAGCTCAGATGGAaatcgctttgtgtaaaaacctgactcacacaATCCAGGGTCAAAAGCAAGCCACGGATCCTCTCCagaatggtgaggatgcaactgggactaaagcaGACTCTCGTCTTTGTCGTTtcctgtaaaaacctgacttacgaAATCCAGGTCCGTGGTATTCGGCGGACTTCTGTCAGAATGGTGGGGACGCAATCGAGAATGATGATGGCTGATGAAGAACAATTCTGTTacctgactgactgactgacaactTTAGTTGGTACTAGCTTTTTACCCGCAgtttcgcccgcgcgaattcaACACCCAATAcgaaagaatacaggtttctCGTAAATACTTACTACGGGAATTATAGGTTTTACCGGCATGAATGATACGCTATGTCTTTCTCTAGACTCTttactacatagtataaaacaaagtcgctattttagtctgtttgtctgtatgcttaaatctttaaaattacgcaacggattttgatgcggttttatgtaacaggtagagtgattcaagaggaaggtttttatgtataataacatttataattttgcacccgtgcgaagccggggcgggtcgatagtatttatatatatatacctacgcgaaatttcaagatgTTTGGTTTAGTAGAAAACGCGTAAAGTGGCAACAAACACACAAAGGACTTACTTtagcatttataatgttagttggAATGTTACCATCGAATATGCGAGGTGTATGTGAATGACATGACAACGTTGGCAGGTGAAGGCCTAAACGGACGttccttgatcaaatcgagaTGGTCCTGGTGAAACGTCAGGTTAAAAGTACTCTAAGCCGACGAGCGTGCATGTAGAGATTAatggatgtggatgaagcgaaagaagcatgcagagatcgtggcaagtggaaagatgaggtctctgcctacccctccgggatagaggtgtaggcaaccttcttggtatacgtcatagcaacggttgccatgatgttgtttgttagagatatgtcaaaataacttttattttcaaatagatattcttaattttatgttgaataataTAGTGATTTTTAACTGAtaatttctctcctcttttctcctttcttctgtaggaataaataacttaactatacttcctacagaGGCGTTATTTTAAGAGTCCTTCGTACGAGCGTGACGTATTCGCCACGCGCGAATCTCCCTCTAATTGTTGacaataaatatcaattactCCCGGGAcatgtttcattaaaatcattgTCTTTAATTAGGAggaaaaaactttattgcaagAGCGCGTTCACATTTGAGTTAAATATCTTAAGGTCCTGGGTTGGTTCCACAGAGCTGGCAAATTTAATTGCTTCCTCATTAAAAATCTTGTATGCCAGCTTCGTCTTCTACCCGCGCATAAAATATCTAAGGgttttatatacttgggatctTGCTAGAAACTTGCTACGCTTTACGGAGATATGTACGTACATGCTTTCGAATCTTCTAACTTGTGGACACGCTACGCCACATGtcatcagccaatcacagcgaaGCATGTTATAATAACACTGTCATAgttttcacggattggagcataaatacaattttcgaCTCAACCCTTCTCTTGTGCGGTTTTCCAGcaataacacctagcctggtggAAGATCTTTTCTTTGGTGGTGGTCGAGCCCAATTCAGCGCTCACGCTACAGACTATTAGCTGGAGAAGAGTGTTTTTAAATGTGTTGGTCCATTCTCAGTGTTGTGCCCATCAGACCTCCTTAGATCTTGGTATGGGTAAAGTCTTTCTGTATCTGTATTCTGCATGTCcacagttgcatcctcaaacGTTGGCGCTTCTGAAAGTGTTGTGCCCATCAGATCTATTTCTTAATCTGTaggcgattgagtttttgtcTGTATTTTGAATGTTCTCAGTTGCACCTTGTCAGCCAATTGGGGCTTCCTGGCTACAGGGTCTGTCTCTCGATGTTTCTCTTTCCTCGGTGACCAGTTCTCGGCTAACTCAGTTTTTAGACCGTTGGCTCTAATATCATCTTTCGTGACTTGGTGATTTTTGTCAAGCTCTTTGTAGACCTTAAGCAGACGGCATATTGCAGTTATTTTTAAGGAATTTGTTTAAGCTTTGCAAAAGTTATGGATATCGACCAACTGATTATAGTTTCTTCTACTGGCGTTAAGTCGCATCTCTCAACGTCTATCAAGAATTTACTTATTTGCCAAAGGAGATATCAGTTATGATGCCTGGAAATAGTTTCTTAATAGGAAGACTCAACTGGTCGTCTATTCGGCTCCACTGTAAGCAATAAAGCTTGCATAAGACATAAAATACGCCTCCTTCCAGGAGAGGGtatgcagagactacatcttccaCATGCCACGATCCTACATACTTTTTTCATAGCAGAACTATATCGAAAAACGAAATTGATAGCAGAGACAATGTCTTCACAATGTCTGGGTTCGGACGAAAGATAAAATCAAATTTGGAACTTTATTATATGCGTACgagtacaaaatacataagtgAGGACAGAACACAATCGACAGTCGTTCCAACAATCGCCGCGGAACCCAAGCCATTCAACGACGGCCGACCGTCTTAACCCAACGATTATGTGACCCTGCCGCAAGTGGTCCTAATTCACGAAGACTCTCCAGCGAACGCCATTGGTCAGGGAATTAAACACAACAGGCAAACGACGCCTGGGCAATTTAGCACTAGTCGTCTCGCCAACTGGCCACAAGAATCGCGAATTCGTTGcaataagaaaaacaaaatggtagattgaaatgttttcaaaaatgGAACCCGAGGAGCGCTGGTGACGATTTCGCCAATACGGCCGCGTTTCGAAAATTGAACTGTCATTGGAATTTTGTTTTTCGAATTAGTGTTGTGCTCTTGGACTCGCTGAAGGTGAGGTTCTggtgatttgttttttttttttgagaatgtGGCAATGAATTCGTTGTAAGTAAAACCATTTTCAACATAACTTACTTTAACAGTTGCGGCCGAAACGTGATCTACTATGCTTTTGATAATATTGACCACGCGTTTTTTAATTACGCTTCTCGTCACTTCAACTCTTGGATTAATTTTGCTGTTATTTTAAATCGTCCAATTGGTATCGATAATTCTATTTAACTTATCCCATGTGTCCCCATTTGGGTTCATGTTTTCCTTCATCTTCTGGTACAGAAGGTAGTTTAAGCCTTTGGTTTTGTCTGTTGCCTTCGCTATCTGATGATCGTAGTTTTTATTGCGTCATAATCATAAGTTTATCTGTTACCAATTCTATATGGAACCTGGTTGTGTATAAAGTCGGACAacctaaataattttgttaaaaaaaagttgattaCAGAACTCTtcctaatttttaatattcgatttttgaaaatcgacttccaaatttcttttttttttgaggtCCCTTTTTCAGCAGATGACTTGTAACTGAATGGATGTGATACATCACCATGCGCAAGCGTCGGTCACGTCGATCATCTTGCGCGTGCGTGATCCTTGCGTTAAATCGTACGCTACATGCGAAATAAGCCACTTCCTTTTGTATTCAGTACGAATTGGTGATGAGCTGGGGTCCAATTCTCATGCGATCGGTAATGTACGCTTACCTACGAGAAACATTTCGTTAATTTTCGTTAGTAACATTCGAaagtataatcacgttttttacCCCTTgttagacagaggcaacagtctcgcaaaggcAATGTTTAATagcttaatggtggaattgatattcaaatagtgacagcttgctagcccatcgtctaaaagatgAGTCCCGAGTTaattagcctatcctttagtcgcattttacgacatgcatagAATATATAACCATTTTGTAATTGGTTATTTAGTctttgcattatttttatttatataacattttttaagagCTTAATGACGCATTTATCACAATAGCTGTTAcgtaatttaattacaatttcattAGGCAATAAAGAACCAATATTACAGAGTACACAAAAATTTGTGtaacaaataagaaaaagctgagcgtggcctatcagtcttttcaagactgttggctctgtctaccccgcaagggatatacgagtagacgttattatatgtatgtatgtgtaaatgtaaataagatACTAGTGGTGGTGCCGGGTGGTAACCAGCACTTTAagagtgccgtatggtttctGCAATTCATCTCTTTCCTGTGGATTTCTCATTCCATTcttgagccatacagctgaacaagGCCTTtcttgctctgtctaccccgcaatggatagacgtgattacatgtatgtgtatatatgttataaataatctttGCCAACGGTGTCAAATACCAAGTGTTACGTTACAAAATGCTCAATCACTCGCAACTAATTCTATTCACCTCATTTATTGCCAACACATCGTATCATAGACAATCAGAGCTGGTAATTGtttatagtattatttttattcttttttttatcagccAGTGTTAATAAAAAGTGTTTAAATGCGGAGATGCGATTTTGAAAAGAGAAATGTTGAAGTGTTTTAGTACCATgtaaatcttataaaaaatattttaaaattttggaaaGAAATAAAGTGCCTAGCGCGATATTTGAACTAATTCTAGTCTATGGCCCTtgttcagaatttttttttttaatacgagtataaaaaGCTGCCACTGCGCATCTACTTATTTTCCGGGTgcttataaatgttttaaacatataaaattttgcattccCAACTGTATTCTCTCTCTTTACTACTAGCGGCGTGCAAAATCCCCTGAAACGGATCGGcatgtttttaaatgtaaaccgAATCGAGACCAAATGCTGGATAATTTGACATACGGCTCTCTCAAAGACAGGTCAATGTGGCCTCGGGTAGCCGAAACCTTAAAAACGTCATGGTATCGTCCCATATTTTTAGTAGTAGATATGATCCCCTATATTCATTACTAGCTgtgaccgcgacttcgtccgcgtggaatagttattttgggcatcattgaagcccccacggatgaataattttccccgtttttcctcgttttttttttcacattttccattatttctttgctccttatagttgcagcgtgatgttatatagcctaaagcctgcctagataaatggtctattcaacataaaaagaattttttcaattcgaaccagtagttcctgagattagcgcgttcgaacaaacaaatttttcagatttataatattagtatagatgattCCCGAGtcgcaaaacaaaaatatgtaaacataTCTCATTTTCCAGGAGCCGTAGCAGCCGCTGAAAGCGACAGGCCACTGGGACCCGAACTCAGTACCCACCAAGTGACCATATGGAGACCATCATCAACTGCCAACCCACCTATCTGATCGGCAGCCGTTTCACTACCAAGACCCTGGGTCTGATACCCCGCGTCCAATACCACCTCTGCAGGAATAACTCAAAGATGCTACTGAAAATCGAGAACGTTCTACTACAGAGTCACCGCCAAAGAGAATCAACGGGTATCAAGAAGTTATACAACTCGTTCTTCGTTCTCTTCTAACTGAACGGACTGTGAGCgcatcattcattcattcatttcattcagtGTCATTGTGTGATGGAATTTTATATGGACAAGGAAAAGGACTATAATATGCATGATACCCGAAAGGAAGATTACGGGTGGGAGTCTACTGTGAGGCTTTCTCTTGTTGGGCGGGAGGAAGAGTTCGGGATGTACCTGGAGGAGAGGGAGGGGAGGAAGCGGAAGTGGCAGGGGGACGGGAAGATGATGAGGCGGGACGACAGCGAGGAGAAGGAGCAGAGGAAGGTGCCCCCGAAGAAGATTATGGGTAAGTTATTGGTTTTCTTTTAGTTAACGCATCGCTGAAGGACCAACCTCATTATACACATTatacacgggacaaattatactgattgagttagcctcgaagtaagttcgagacttatgttacgagatactaactcaacgaacttaacgatactatattttataataaatacttatatataaacatccaagacccaagccaatcagaaaaagttcatttctcatcatactctggccgggattcgaacccgggacctcctttgacacagacaagcgcactaccgctgcgccacagaggccgtctcaTGGAGGCtgcattcaggcaactggatgtgtaatcacGATCGTTTCTGCAAAGGTGGCGGAGATCacacgggagtcgcttcgtgtaaaaacctaactcgAAGTTCATGGTCATACGCATAATTTCGAAGGGCGCGAGCGTGGTAATGGTAGTTTAGTGGTTAGAGCAATGGGTTTTAATTTAGTCGGTGGACCTAGGTTCGATTCTCAGtaacgaatttttttttttgttgttgctatttttaatattattttttgggtgACCCTGGATTCAAATCCAAAGCGTCGAGGATGCAATTGGTACTAACTCCAGAATGTCGACGCATGCTTAAGTCATAAATACAATGATACAATAAAATGCCACGTAACAGATTTGTAGAAATGTAAGCTAATATCTTAGATAGaaagataattcatttatttgatttgctacacacaatttacaatttcatataaaatacaaattaattaaggtgtgagttgcagcaatacaaaatatcacaattcaacgaatttattgctatagagcaatacgctgattttcagttatgacctaggtGCTAGTGCAGGTCAATCTGCGCACGTAATAAAATCTTGTGTGAttagatttataaaaactgcatatctatatatataaaagaaagtcgTGTTAGTTACACCACTTATAACTCAAGAACGGCAGAACAGATTTGGCTGAACAATGGTAGGGAGGTAGCTTAGAGCCAGGAGACggacataggatactttttatcccgttcGACAGCGTTCCCGTGTGACTTGACATGAAACGTCAGTCACTATAAAACGtggtataacaaaaaagaatcagaCTTGGAATAACAAAACGCAAATGACAGCTatgtaatttcaaataaatcctactaatattataaatgcgaaagtttgtgagtatgtcagtatggatgtttgttactctttcatgcaaaaactactgaaccaattatgatgaaatttgatatgtaggtagctgaagacccagaataatatataagctactttttatcccggaggtcccgcgggattgatagggtttccatgcggacgaagtcgcgggcggcctctagtatacatatataacaaaaaactaaaataatgtcTGAATAACAGGTAGCGCATATTCCAAACTGTTGGGTCTTAAAACTTGAAAGTTGGTAGGTATGTAGTTACCTTATATGGTGTGGGGGTGTACTAAGAGATGTCACTAagaacttatacatacattataatcacgtcgatattccttgcgaggtagacagagctaacagtattgactgaaaggccatgttcagctgtttggcttaattatagaattgagtttgtttcaaatagtgacaggttgctagcccatcgccttaaagaggaattcccaagtttataagctaaaGTTTATAAGAACTTATTTCCTAAAATTTACCTAGGCATGCGGGAGGCATTACGTTATATGATTGACCTTTATGTTAA
Proteins encoded in this window:
- the LOC106140322 gene encoding uncharacterized protein LOC106140322 isoform X2, giving the protein METIINCQPTYLIGSRFTTKTLGLIPRVQYHLCRNNSKMLLKIENVLLQSHRQRESTGIKKLYNSFFVLF